The Fibrobacter sp. UWR4 genome segment CGGTCAGCTCGGTGAATTGATGAATGCGGGTGGTTACAACAACATTGTTCATAACGTATTTGTGTCCGCCCTGAATTTCAACATCGGTTTCCCCGACAAGCCGGAACCTGTGGTTCTTGACTTGTACATGATCAAGTTGGCCCTTGGTGTTGGTTTCAAGATTAACTTCGCCAGCATCATTGGTATGGTTGTCGGCATCTACATTATGAAATGGTCCGGAGAAAGGTAATGATTACTATTGATGAACTGCAAGCTCAACTGGCAAGCGGCGCCACCACTTCTGTGAAGCTCACGGAAGATGCCCTCGCAAAGGTTGAAGCAACCAAGAATTTGAACGCATATATTTCCGTTCTCAATGAACGCGCCCTTGCAAAGGCCGCTGAATCCGACAAGCGTCGTGCAGAAGGCAAGACTCTGGGTGCCCTGGACGGCATTCCTGTCGCTATCAAGGACAATATGTGCCTTGAAGGTACTCGTACTACCGCAGCCTCCAAGATTCTGGAAAACTTTGTGGCTCCCTACACCGCTACCGCTGTTGAAAAGTTGGAAGCAGCAGGAGCCAT includes the following:
- a CDS encoding DUF4321 domain-containing protein; this encodes MNRKNTFARLVLFIVLGLIIGGVLGECLGVLFGQLGELMNAGGYNNIVHNVFVSALNFNIGFPDKPEPVVLDLYMIKLALGVGFKINFASIIGMVVGIYIMKWSGER